The stretch of DNA AGCTGGATACTGCCGGTTAGCGTTGGGTCGAGAACCAAATCGAACACTGCTTTTCCGCGGTCAAGTTCACCCGATTTGGTTAAGAACGTCTGTCCGTCTTTAACCACATCCAGATATACTGTTCCTTTCGGCTGGGTAGTGAATATGTGCAGCTGGGCGGTTTGCCCGACCTGATATAACGATTTATCTGGTCGGAGTAGAATCGCATCACGGGTTGTATCCACGCTGAAGCTGAACTCTTTTTTTGCGGTATTCCCTTGTTTATCGTTTGCAGAAACAGTAAATTTACATGCATTGGATTTTGGGGTTATCCGCAGTTTAGCTATTCCGAGTTCATTGGTGGTTAATTTTGAAGTTCGGATTTCGCGATTTAAATTTGTTTCTAAATCTGCAGGTGCGGGCGACCCGTCCGGATAACTGGACATAATATAGATGATATTTTCGACATTCGGAACCAGTGTTCCGCTTTCAGGAATCGCATAGAGATTTATCGGGTCTTTCGAAACCGTTAGCATAGTGGTTTTTTCCTGTTTATGGTCAGCAGAATCTATCACCGCAATATCAAGTTTAACAGAAGCGTTACCCTGTTCAAGCGGCGTTCCTGCGAAATAGTCCGGCAGTTTCAGTTCGAAACGATAGTGCCCGGAATTATCCAAGATTCCTTCAACGCGAGCGAACTCTTCGAACCGAACTTCAAATTTCGATGCAACTACGGTAACTTTCCCGCCGGTAACCGGTTTCCCGAAGAAATAATCCGATTGGATATCACCGGTAATCATTTCTCCCGGCAGATAATACTGTTTATCTGTTTTAACCTCAATTTTAAATTTCGGTAGAACGTAACGGTCAACAGTAACCTTCTTTTCCGATTCGATTTTGCCTAGTGTCGCTTTCACTGCATAGACACCGAGATTCACTTCTTCCGCAAGTTCGAACTCTGCAGCGGCAATGCCGAATCGGTCTGTAGTAAGTTCTTTCTTGAACACCTTATTCCCTTTGGAATCAGACACTTCTAGAATGAGCGGCATCCGTCGCGCCGGTTTCAGATTCGGGATATTCAAGCTTAACGTTCGGATATGGATCGTTTGTCCCGGTTGATATATTGGTTTATCGGTGGTTAATAAGATTCGATATCCGCGTTTCAAGTTGATTTTCTCGGTAACCAAATCCGTACCGAGTGAGGATTCGACTTTTATGATTAAGTCAGTTTGTTCTTCTTTCATACTTGCGGGAATAACAAATGATGCATCGAGCGTACCGTGGGGATTCGTTTTTCCGGTAAACAATATCGGTGCGGATTCGCCACCTATACGAATGGTAACCGTTGCGTCTGCAACCGGTTCTCCAGTCGCATGGTTAGTCACAACGATGCGAAACGCAGCGTTACTCCCGGTATAAAATTCCCGCTGTCCGAATATTTTCGTTTCGAGCTGACTCGTTGCAGCAAAAAGACTTCTGCTTCCTTTGACGCCATATCCGCCGTCGCGCGTTAACGAATATTTGAGTACATACAATGGCAATTTATCCGACTCGATTTTCACTGGAATAGAAACCATATATTTCCTATTATCCGGCTGGAGTTGGACGGTTCGTATATCTTCCCTAACGATATTCCCATCCAAATCTACAATCTGGATTTTCAACTTCGCTGGGATAGGTTCCGCGAACTCACTATGTGCCACGAAACTGATATGCATCAATTCTTTATCAAACTTCACCGTGACCGAATCCGGGATTACACTCAACGCACTCGCAAAACATAGATAGTAGAAAGTTGTGCCGCATAACAAAACGGTTAACAATAAGATTACTGCAATTTTGGATAAATAAATTTGTTTCTGCGACATAAAGGATACCTCCCGTGAAGTTTCACTGTCTGTACCGCTGCTTATTAGGTACTATACCCTCGCAGGTTAATAGTATACATACCAGCGGTTTCGGCGGTATTAATAATTTTAATCATACTCCATGCTGAAACTATACTCGCGTTCTATTCACCATAACATCTGCTACAGTTCGTTTATTCACAGAAAATTCTATTCGTGTAATAAATATTGGAAACAAATATTGCCATTATTTACTATTATTGCGATTATAATTATAAATGAAATGTTATTTTATTTATTCTACCTAAATACCGAATATTTTCTGGAATAAAGCGCGGGTCGTTCGGGTAACCTGCTGATATTCGGTGAGCAGTTGTTCGCCGGAATTGAATCCGGATAATTTCGCAAGTCGGGTCAGGATCCGTTCATCAGTCGGGAGCGTATTAGCGGTGCTGGCGATAGATAACCGTAATTTATTTTGTAATCGCGAAATGAATTGGTAATGCGCATAAAGTTGTTCAACTTCTTGTTCTGGCAATACTTTCTGCTGGCGAATGAGACTAAATAATGGTTCTAGTTTTGATGTTCGCCAGCGATTATCTCGGTTCCCGAATTTAATTTGGTAATATTGTAGGATGAACTCGATATCAACGAGTCCGCCGAACCCGGTCTTGAGGTCATATCCGCCGGGTTCTTTCGTTTCTGATTGCGTTTGCATTTTCAGACG from bacterium encodes:
- a CDS encoding MG2 domain-containing protein encodes the protein MSQKQIYLSKIAVILLLTVLLCGTTFYYLCFASALSVIPDSVTVKFDKELMHISFVAHSEFAEPIPAKLKIQIVDLDGNIVREDIRTVQLQPDNRKYMVSIPVKIESDKLPLYVLKYSLTRDGGYGVKGSRSLFAATSQLETKIFGQREFYTGSNAAFRIVVTNHATGEPVADATVTIRIGGESAPILFTGKTNPHGTLDASFVIPASMKEEQTDLIIKVESSLGTDLVTEKINLKRGYRILLTTDKPIYQPGQTIHIRTLSLNIPNLKPARRMPLILEVSDSKGNKVFKKELTTDRFGIAAAEFELAEEVNLGVYAVKATLGKIESEKKVTVDRYVLPKFKIEVKTDKQYYLPGEMITGDIQSDYFFGKPVTGGKVTVVASKFEVRFEEFARVEGILDNSGHYRFELKLPDYFAGTPLEQGNASVKLDIAVIDSADHKQEKTTMLTVSKDPINLYAIPESGTLVPNVENIIYIMSSYPDGSPAPADLETNLNREIRTSKLTTNELGIAKLRITPKSNACKFTVSANDKQGNTAKKEFSFSVDTTRDAILLRPDKSLYQVGQTAQLHIFTTQPKGTVYLDVVKDGQTFLTKSGELDRGKAVFDLVLDPTLTGSIQL